The window AGCTCAATCCGGGCTTTGTGCGGCGGACGGCGTGAGCCCCTGAGTCTTCAATCATCGGCTACGGGTGATCGACCTCACGAGGCGGCAAGAGCTCTTTGCAGGCGCGCGATCGCGCCGGGCAGGCCGCGCACTTTCATGATCCGGCCGGTGCTGTCGTAGTCCTCGGAGAGCACGCGTGCATTCTCATACACCTCGTTGAGCAACCCCTGCTTCGCGTACGGCAACACCAATTGGTCCTCCACCATCGCAGCTTCGAAAAACGCGATGATGGTCTCGCGCAGCGCAGTCACGTCCTCAGGTGACTTTGCGGAGAGGAGAATCGCGTTGGGGTGCTTGGCGCGGAGCGCGGCGCGATCCGCTTCGCTCACGCGATCGATCTTGTTGAGCAGCAGGCGCGAAGGGACGGCGTCCGCGCCGATCTCGCGCAGCACATTGCGGCTCACCTCGAGCTGCGATTCATAGGTCGGATCGGAGGCGTCAACGACGAACAGCAGCAGCGACGCCTCGAGCGCTTCGGCGAGCGTAGACCGAAATGACGCGACCAGATCGTGCGGCAGCTTCTTGATAAACCCGACTGTGTCCGAGACCAGCACGCGCGGCTTCGCCTCGGGCTGCAGGGAGCGCACGGTCGTATCGAGCGTCGCAAACAGCTTGTCCGCGACCAGCACCTCGCTACCCGTGAGCGCTCGCATCAGCGACGACTTGCCGGCATTGGTATAGCCGACCAATGCGACCCGGAGCTGATCGCGGCGCGCGGATCGGCGCTGGTCGTTGTCCCGCTGGATATCCTCCAGCTGTTCTTTCAGCTCCGCGAGGCGATCGCGGATCTTGCGGCGATCGAGCTCGAGATCGGACTCGCCCGCGCCGACGCCTTGCTGGCGTCCGCCGCCCGACGATTCCCGCAGACGCGGCGAGACGTATTTCAACCGCGCCATCTCGACCTGCAGCTTCGCCTCGCGACTGTGCGCATGGCGATGGAAAATCTCGACGATCACCCCGGTCCGATCGAGTACCTGCGCACCGGTTGCGCGTTCAAGGTTGCGCGCCTGGCTTGGTGAGATGTCATGGTCGACGATCACGAATTCCGGTTTCGGCGCCGCCGCCGGATCGGGCTCTGTCTGCCTGGCATTCGGCTGCTTCTCGTCTGCGTCTTCAAACCGCTCGCGGGCCTTCGACTTCCGGGGGGTCGCCATCGATCCGACGACACCGGTCCCGCCGGTAATCGCCGCGAGCTCCTCAAGCCGTCCCTTGCCGAGTACCGTCCCGCCGCCGATCTCGTCACGCTTCTGCGATATCGTGCCGACGACTTCGTAGCCGAGCGTTTTCACCAGACGGCCCAACTCCTCGATGCTGGCGGCATGCGCGACGTCGTCGACTCCGGGGATCTGAATGCCGACGAGGATCGCACGTGGAACGGGCGGCCTGGTTTCCATGATACATCGCTCGCCTGCTGCGCGGCAGGCCGTTAGGCGGCCTTGCGGACCGGATTCATTTCGCGTCGCCGCGCCGAAACGGCGCAACCGCATTCATGGACCGTTCCGGCCTCAATGACAAATCCGCGCCTTTCCAGCGAGAGGCGAAGGGTTTCATTGGCCGCGGCCTTTTGCGGGTCAACCCAGACCACCAGCACACCGCCGGGACTCAAGAAATCCACCAGCCAGTCAAGCGCGACCTCAAGGGTTTTGAACGTGCGCCGCCGCCAATCGACCAACGCTACGTCGTATTGGCCGGCCGGATGGCCGCAGTTTGCCGTGGCTGCCGTGCGAATATAGCCGCGGCGCTGCAGCTCCAGCATCAGCTCGACGCCCTTGGAACCGGCGACCACGATTCGGTGCTGCTTCGAGCAGCCTGCCAGCGCGATCATTGGTTCAATGATGCGATCGCCTGCGGGAGTGGCATGAGAGGGAGTCATGATGGTCACCATTTCGGTCTAACTGTTATTTGAAACCGACGCGGCGATAGGACGGCTGGCCAACCAGGCGTCCCGCGCAAGCCGAGCCTCGGTTTTGAACGTGGAGCGGTCGCTGTCGCGACGCCTTTCCACCCATGTTGAACTTAAAAGTACCGGCGGCCGATCACTGCCTGCATTGGCTATTCTGCGCGCCGGATTTGCGACAGTGTCCGCTAGATAGGTGAAATGACATAAAGAAACGAGACGAACGAAACGGCCGCGATATAATAATCGCATGCTGGCCGCCGAAGTTCTCTTGTCGGACGGCAGCAGACGCGAAGCTGACTACGGAATCACTGCGCTAGTCGATCGAATGACCGATCACCGTGGTGAGTTCGCGGACCAGGCGTTCGGACACCTGCCCGGTCACCGGCAGCTTGCGCTCGCGCTCGAATTTTGCGATCGCGGCTTGCGTGTCGGTGCCGACAGTGCCGGTCGGCTTCAACTGGCCATAGCCATATTCGGTGAGCGCGCGCTGCACCGCCGCGACGCGGCGGGTGGCCGGATTGGCAAGCGGGATCGGCGCCGGCGGCCGCGGGATGCTCGACGTCGCAGCCGGCGGCATGGCCGCCGTTGTCTTGACCAGATTGCCCAGCGGGTCGGCCGCTTTCGGCTCGGCGGGCTTGGGCTCTGCGACAGGCTTGGGCTCCGGAGGCGGCTTTGATTCCTGCGCAGCCCTGGGCTCAGGCGCAGGCTTCGTTTCCAAAACAGGCTTCGGTTCCGACGGCGTCGCATCGGCTTCGACCGGGCGCGGACGCGGCAAGGGGCTAGGCGCCAACGCCACAGGCTGAGGCATCACGATCACCGAGCCGAACATCGGCGCGGGATGGTGCCCGGTTTGCAGGAACAGCGCGTTGACGATGATGGCCACAACCGCCGCAAAGGCCAACGCGCCGGCAAAGGTGTCCTTCGGACTATGCAGCAGAACGCGCAATAGCAGGCCGCGCTCGGCGTCGGCTTCGATGGCAACCGCGCGCGCGCCGCGGCGTCGACGCGGCATGTCGTCATCCCCGGAAATTTTCTTAGGCACTTTTCTTCACCTGGGTTTTGTCTTCGACGTGAGCTTGGACGTGAGCTTGGACGTGATCTTGGACTTGATCTTGGGTCGGCGATCGCGACGAAGGCGTCAACGTCGCGACGTTGCTTGACGGCATCATCTCGGCTTGCGTGAACGCCAGCGGCAACGCGACGGTCACGGTGGTGCCCTCGTCGATCTTGCTCTGCAAGGTCATTTCGCCGGCATGGAGCGCGACCAGGCTTTTCACGATCGACAATCCAAGGCCGGTGCCTTCGTGGCGCCGCTGATAGGTCTTGCCGGCCTGGAAGAAGGGATCGCCGATCCGCTTGAGATCGTCGGCCGCGATGCCGACGCCGGTATCGGTGACGCGCAGCACGAGCCGCGCGCCCTCGACACTGGCTGATACCGTCACCATGCCGCCGCGCTCGGTGAATTTGATCGCATTGGAGACCAGATTGAGCACGATCTGCTTGAACGCGCGCGGGTCGCCGTTCATGACCGGCAGATCCTCGAGCACGCGGGTCACGAGGTCGATGCCGTTTTCCCGCGCCTTCAGCGCCAGCAGGTTGCAGCAATTGATCACGGCTGCGCGCGGCGCGAACGGCTCCGGCGAGATTTCGAAATTGCCGGTTTCCATCTTGGACATGTCGAGAATGCCGTTGACCACGCTCAAAAGATGCTGGCCGGAATCGTGGATCAGCTGGGCATACTCCCTGCGGTGCGCCGCATCCAGCATCAACGCCTGTTCCTGGACGAGCATCTCGGAGAAGCCGATGATGGCGTTGAGCGGCGTGCGCAATTCATGGCTCATGGTGGCGAGGAAACGGGTTTTCGACGCATCCGCATGTTCGGCGGCGGCGCGCGCCAGTTCGAGCGCCTGTTCCTGCATCTTCCGATCGGTGACGTCGCGCATCACGGCGACCACCTCGGCCTCGCGTGTGGCTCCGGTTCCCGGCGCGGAATCGAGCGGCCGGCAGCGCATTTCGATCCAGATGAACTCCGCGCCGCCGCGCGGGCCATCCCGCCGCAGACGGAATTCAACGCTGCCCGCCTCGCCGCCGCGCGTGGCGTCCGAAAGTGCCGTGAGATAGGCCGGTCGATCGGCGACGTGGACGCGGTCGAACAGGCCATGGCCGAGCAGGCGCGCCACCTGGGTGCCCAGCATCGTCTCCGCCGCGGGCGAGATGAATTGCACCGCGCCGTTGCGGCGATGGCGCGAGATCACGTCGCTCATGTTGCGCGCCAACAGGCGATAGCGGTCTTCCTCGAGGTTGAGCAGTGCGACACTGGTGCGCGCCAGCGACTCGGCGCCGAAGGCAAGCCCCGCGGCATAGACCGTCGCCGACATGACGCCGCACGCCATGAAGAGGCCGCGCGAAAAGGGAGTGACATCGGCCGCCGGCAGCAGGTCGAAATGCCCGAACGCGATCAACAGGGCGGTGCAGGCGAGCGCCAGCGCGGAGGCGAACGCGACCACGCGGCGCGAGGCCGAAAGGGCGGCTTCGAGCGGAACCACCACGAGCCAGATCGCGGCAAACGACAATATGCCGCCGGTGGTCATCGCCACCATCATGACGAGACCCGCCAGCGCCAGCGACGAGAGCACATGCGCGCCCTCGTAGCGGCCGGTGCGGGACAGGAACCACGACAACAGGATCGGCGCGATCAGCCAGGCGAACGCTACGACTTCGAGCGCGGTCGGCGCGCCGCGCATCGCCAGATAGACCGGAAATGCCGCAAATGCCGCAAGGCTTCCGATCAG is drawn from Bradyrhizobium lablabi and contains these coding sequences:
- the hflX gene encoding GTPase HflX — translated: METRPPVPRAILVGIQIPGVDDVAHAASIEELGRLVKTLGYEVVGTISQKRDEIGGGTVLGKGRLEELAAITGGTGVVGSMATPRKSKARERFEDADEKQPNARQTEPDPAAAPKPEFVIVDHDISPSQARNLERATGAQVLDRTGVIVEIFHRHAHSREAKLQVEMARLKYVSPRLRESSGGGRQQGVGAGESDLELDRRKIRDRLAELKEQLEDIQRDNDQRRSARRDQLRVALVGYTNAGKSSLMRALTGSEVLVADKLFATLDTTVRSLQPEAKPRVLVSDTVGFIKKLPHDLVASFRSTLAEALEASLLLFVVDASDPTYESQLEVSRNVLREIGADAVPSRLLLNKIDRVSEADRAALRAKHPNAILLSAKSPEDVTALRETIIAFFEAAMVEDQLVLPYAKQGLLNEVYENARVLSEDYDSTGRIMKVRGLPGAIARLQRALAAS
- a CDS encoding sensor histidine kinase codes for the protein MRVLSIIRDCLDALLHPSARYDALTRARHRAFMAPRLIGSLAAFAAFPVYLAMRGAPTALEVVAFAWLIAPILLSWFLSRTGRYEGAHVLSSLALAGLVMMVAMTTGGILSFAAIWLVVVPLEAALSASRRVVAFASALALACTALLIAFGHFDLLPAADVTPFSRGLFMACGVMSATVYAAGLAFGAESLARTSVALLNLEEDRYRLLARNMSDVISRHRRNGAVQFISPAAETMLGTQVARLLGHGLFDRVHVADRPAYLTALSDATRGGEAGSVEFRLRRDGPRGGAEFIWIEMRCRPLDSAPGTGATREAEVVAVMRDVTDRKMQEQALELARAAAEHADASKTRFLATMSHELRTPLNAIIGFSEMLVQEQALMLDAAHRREYAQLIHDSGQHLLSVVNGILDMSKMETGNFEISPEPFAPRAAVINCCNLLALKARENGIDLVTRVLEDLPVMNGDPRAFKQIVLNLVSNAIKFTERGGMVTVSASVEGARLVLRVTDTGVGIAADDLKRIGDPFFQAGKTYQRRHEGTGLGLSIVKSLVALHAGEMTLQSKIDEGTTVTVALPLAFTQAEMMPSSNVATLTPSSRSPTQDQVQDHVQAHVQAHVEDKTQVKKSA
- a CDS encoding peptidoglycan-binding protein, producing the protein MPRRRRGARAVAIEADAERGLLLRVLLHSPKDTFAGALAFAAVVAIIVNALFLQTGHHPAPMFGSVIVMPQPVALAPSPLPRPRPVEADATPSEPKPVLETKPAPEPRAAQESKPPPEPKPVAEPKPAEPKAADPLGNLVKTTAAMPPAATSSIPRPPAPIPLANPATRRVAAVQRALTEYGYGQLKPTGTVGTDTQAAIAKFERERKLPVTGQVSERLVRELTTVIGHSID